A genomic segment from Panulirus ornatus isolate Po-2019 chromosome 7, ASM3632096v1, whole genome shotgun sequence encodes:
- the LOC139749490 gene encoding uncharacterized protein yields the protein MHPHIFAYTENTDSTTIIAEILSIIDNIPAIVVFLDLENVFKQASPLLILETLSEKGVQGRLIGWIQDYLTHRQKLVRFQGVVSSYKPLENGTSQEGIPSPTLFNVLIENLVKLPFRPSVKLLCYANNLQLILRGRKRFANAQHALKLVEQECNRLGLKLNPAKTRTMALCSTRLARQDALHSGNAGNLGRHPPVSWSVV from the coding sequence ATGCACCCCCATATCTTCGCCTACACAGAAAACACCGACTCAACAACCATCATAGCGGAGATACTGAGCATCATCGACAACATACCGGCTATAGTGGTCTTCCTGGACCTGGAGAATGTCTTCAAGCAAGCCAGTCCACTGTTGATATTAGAGACTTTATCTGAGAAGGGAGTCCAGGGGAGGCTCATCGGGTGGATCCAGGACTACCTAACGCACCGCCAAAAACTAGTACGATTCCAAGGAGTTGTCTCGTCATATAAGCCCCTCGAAAATGGCACCTCACAAGAAGGCATCCCCAGCCCAACACTCTTCAACGTCCTGATAGAGAACTTAGTGAAGCTCCCCTTCAGGCCTTCGGTTAAGCTTCTCTGCTACGCCAATAATCTCCAGCTGATATTGCGAGGGCGCAAGAGATTCGCCAACGCCCAACACGCACTCAAGCTGGTTGAACAAGAGTGCAACAGACTGGGCCTCAAGCTCAACCCTGCCAAAACAAGGACGATGGCCCTCTGCTCCACGAGGCTGGCTAGACAGGATGCTCTCCATTCAGGGAACGCCGGTAACCTGGGCCGACACCCGCCAGTGTCTTGGAGTGTGGTTTGA